The following are encoded in a window of Rubellicoccus peritrichatus genomic DNA:
- a CDS encoding WecB/TagA/CpsF family glycosyltransferase, which produces MAEAISTPAKTITILGIPFFNGTIEAAITQTIEGGLLLAPSGPGLAETDWNHSYYKALLSADTVLIDSGLMALIWPLIGRQKLSRISGLRMLKALLANSTFRTSRKHFWVMPSEAENKLNREYLASIGMHLTSDQCYNAPYYSDNDDVTDKNLLSLIEAQKPRFVVINIAGGKQEILGAWLAQKLSYRPSIICTGAAIAFLTGEQAPIGDIDDRIYLGWLKRIIFEPKKYLGRYVKAFRLIPMLLRFREKSPTNNQPSTV; this is translated from the coding sequence GTGGCCGAAGCAATAAGCACTCCAGCAAAGACTATAACCATTCTGGGTATTCCGTTTTTCAATGGAACGATCGAAGCAGCAATCACACAAACTATTGAAGGTGGGCTCTTGCTGGCACCATCAGGTCCCGGACTGGCCGAAACCGACTGGAATCACAGCTATTACAAGGCGCTACTCTCTGCCGATACTGTCTTGATCGACAGCGGATTAATGGCCCTGATCTGGCCTTTGATTGGAAGACAAAAACTCAGTAGAATTTCCGGACTGAGAATGCTTAAAGCGCTCCTCGCCAACTCCACTTTTAGAACGAGTAGAAAACACTTCTGGGTGATGCCAAGTGAAGCAGAAAATAAACTCAATCGAGAATACCTAGCCTCAATCGGAATGCATCTAACAAGTGACCAATGCTACAATGCTCCCTACTATTCCGATAATGATGATGTAACGGATAAAAACCTGCTCAGCTTGATTGAAGCCCAGAAACCGCGTTTCGTTGTAATCAACATTGCAGGAGGCAAACAGGAAATCTTAGGAGCATGGCTGGCTCAAAAGCTATCCTATCGTCCATCCATCATATGCACAGGTGCTGCCATTGCTTTTCTGACTGGTGAGCAAGCACCAATTGGCGACATTGACGATCGCATTTATCTGGGTTGGCTCAAACGTATCATTTTCGAACCAAAGAAGTACCTTGGACGCTATGTAAAAGCATTCCGACTGATTCCCATGCTCTTAAGGTTTCGAGAGAAGTCTCCGACAAATAACCAACCCTCTACTGTCTAA
- the nusG gene encoding transcription termination/antitermination protein NusG produces MSESTEQLPWFCIRSQPRRERIAWSQLSILPGVTVMFPRARYVRKGAKGKRLITEAIFPNYLFAQFDPKQSARAVGYAKGVSYIVKKGDAFANVPASVIAELDELTDEGIFEMPPAPLKMGDEIKVVAGIFEGSEAEIVGLVPAKDRVRILLDLLGRATVVDIHTDEVDRPSSHPLQSG; encoded by the coding sequence ATGAGCGAAAGCACCGAGCAGCTACCATGGTTTTGTATACGCTCCCAACCACGCAGGGAAAGAATTGCATGGTCCCAGCTCTCAATCCTGCCTGGTGTCACTGTCATGTTTCCACGAGCCCGCTATGTGCGTAAGGGAGCCAAAGGCAAAAGACTGATAACCGAAGCCATTTTCCCCAATTATCTCTTCGCTCAATTCGATCCCAAGCAAAGCGCCCGGGCTGTCGGTTATGCAAAAGGCGTTAGCTATATCGTGAAGAAGGGGGATGCGTTTGCCAATGTCCCCGCCAGCGTCATCGCTGAATTGGACGAACTCACAGATGAAGGGATCTTCGAGATGCCACCAGCCCCACTGAAAATGGGTGACGAAATCAAGGTGGTTGCTGGCATCTTTGAGGGCTCAGAAGCCGAAATTGTAGGCCTGGTCCCAGCCAAAGACAGAGTGCGAATACTTTTAGATCTGCTAGGAAGAGCTACAGTTGTCGATATTCATACCGATGAAGTCGATCGCCCCTCTTCCCACCCATTGCAGAGCGGATGA
- a CDS encoding serine hydrolase, whose translation MLRLGHSLILLIASLASSTTALAQSTNEYLVQEFAELAALYGEPLVEEGQAVGVAIGITWNGQRFFYQYGVSDSSGNAFTTDTIFEIGSVTKVLTTAGFGRQVAEGSLALGTPASDYAQIITSLEPSMAPLSLLELGVMNSGLPSTPTLCSNDNVPGCAPNSRPTIQEYTAPDLITFLENTTPMNFNVSPPTATTLPAPYFYSDISIGILGLLLPYQFNEGFSSDPIDDYWTYLSNTVLTPIGMSDTYLFVPSDPGVPVAEGFDLAFATETIDQTTGAIEALTPVSVSSGYVNTPTVTITGGGGTGAEYTAVLTDGGVTGYTKVNGGSGYHATAAMTFSGGNPTTAATGTVIVKDGSVVGLGITSGGAGYTSAPTVTIVQGGGIGATAQAFIEGGEVVHLELTNPGSGFVEPLSIKVSLPDTPATNVIPIWAPAGAVSSTIADMVSFAEVGLGHTIVNDMVVPPTLTQGLSIAQTPYFSGAGTSFAGLAWNVAPPVESVGIPQVVSKDGGLSGFSTQLTLMPDLDFALVVFVNTRDANTFTNTGPTRPAEAIGANITRAVALSPELAYLQPIALNPDGESSLVPWLGNVYLSEYPWIYHEQLQWVYPGGEGSQTNSYWFFLDTLKMGWVWTQDNAFPFIWSNDLNAWLYYDTATASPWYFFNTNTNEWFAVN comes from the coding sequence ATGCTACGATTAGGACACTCACTCATACTACTCATCGCTTCTTTGGCTTCGTCTACCACTGCATTGGCCCAATCGACCAATGAATATCTTGTCCAGGAATTTGCCGAGCTTGCCGCGCTTTATGGAGAGCCCTTGGTGGAAGAAGGTCAAGCCGTGGGAGTGGCGATAGGTATTACCTGGAATGGTCAGCGTTTCTTCTACCAATATGGTGTCAGTGATTCTTCGGGAAATGCATTCACGACTGACACGATCTTTGAGATTGGCTCTGTGACCAAGGTTTTGACCACAGCCGGGTTTGGCAGACAAGTTGCCGAAGGCAGTCTTGCTCTGGGCACGCCCGCTTCGGATTACGCCCAGATTATTACTTCGCTTGAGCCGAGCATGGCACCGCTCAGTCTGCTTGAGCTGGGCGTGATGAACAGCGGTCTCCCATCGACACCTACGCTTTGCTCCAATGATAATGTCCCCGGCTGCGCACCCAATAGTCGCCCTACAATCCAGGAGTATACGGCACCGGATCTGATCACCTTTTTGGAGAATACGACGCCAATGAACTTTAATGTCAGTCCTCCCACAGCAACAACCCTTCCGGCGCCGTATTTCTATTCGGACATCAGCATCGGTATTCTTGGATTGTTGTTGCCTTATCAATTCAATGAAGGCTTTTCCAGTGATCCCATTGACGACTACTGGACTTATCTTTCCAACACAGTGCTGACTCCGATTGGGATGAGTGATACTTATCTCTTCGTGCCTTCTGATCCCGGTGTGCCTGTGGCCGAGGGGTTTGATTTGGCTTTTGCCACTGAAACGATTGATCAAACGACAGGCGCCATTGAGGCATTGACTCCGGTTTCCGTGAGTTCCGGTTATGTCAACACGCCAACTGTCACGATTACAGGTGGTGGGGGAACCGGAGCCGAATACACGGCTGTCCTTACTGATGGCGGCGTGACGGGTTATACCAAAGTAAATGGCGGCAGCGGATATCATGCAACTGCGGCAATGACTTTTTCAGGAGGCAATCCAACGACAGCTGCGACCGGAACCGTAATCGTTAAGGACGGCTCCGTCGTCGGGCTCGGCATTACGAGTGGTGGAGCTGGCTATACTTCCGCCCCAACCGTGACGATCGTTCAGGGAGGCGGAATCGGTGCGACGGCTCAGGCTTTTATTGAAGGTGGCGAGGTGGTGCATCTTGAGCTGACCAATCCGGGATCCGGTTTCGTGGAACCACTCTCGATTAAGGTATCATTGCCCGATACACCGGCGACAAATGTCATCCCAATCTGGGCACCAGCCGGTGCAGTCAGTTCGACCATTGCTGACATGGTTTCCTTTGCAGAGGTTGGGCTTGGGCATACGATTGTTAATGACATGGTGGTTCCTCCCACCTTGACTCAAGGCCTGAGCATCGCGCAGACGCCTTACTTTTCCGGAGCAGGAACGAGCTTTGCCGGTCTGGCCTGGAATGTGGCGCCGCCGGTTGAATCGGTTGGCATCCCACAGGTTGTCAGCAAAGACGGCGGCCTGAGTGGGTTCTCGACCCAGTTGACGCTTATGCCGGATCTGGATTTCGCCCTTGTCGTCTTTGTCAACACGAGAGACGCAAACACATTTACTAACACTGGACCAACTCGACCGGCAGAGGCCATTGGGGCTAACATCACACGTGCTGTCGCACTCTCACCCGAACTGGCATATTTGCAGCCGATCGCATTGAACCCTGACGGGGAATCATCTCTGGTGCCGTGGCTGGGGAATGTTTACCTGAGTGAGTATCCATGGATCTATCACGAACAACTGCAATGGGTCTACCCGGGAGGCGAGGGGAGCCAGACTAACAGCTATTGGTTCTTCCTCGATACATTAAAAATGGGCTGGGTCTGGACTCAGGACAACGCCTTTCCGTTTATCTGGAGCAATGATCTGAATGCCTGGCTGTATTACGATACTGCGACAGCAAGCCCATGGTATTTCTTCAACACCAACACAAATGAATGGTTCGCGGTGAACTAG
- a CDS encoding STAS domain-containing protein, whose translation MEITQDKQDNVNVVSVKGRLDAGTSGSLEEALGSLVEAGEAKVLVDCRELDYISSAGLRVLLAGAKQFKKLDGSIALSALNPNVKQVFEISGFTSIFPIFATREEALESLS comes from the coding sequence GTGGAAATTACACAAGACAAACAAGACAATGTTAACGTTGTGTCCGTAAAGGGCCGTCTCGATGCTGGTACCTCTGGATCACTGGAAGAAGCCCTGGGCTCGCTCGTTGAAGCTGGAGAAGCCAAGGTTCTAGTTGATTGCCGGGAGCTGGATTATATTAGTAGTGCTGGCCTCCGGGTTCTTCTCGCAGGTGCCAAGCAGTTCAAGAAGCTTGATGGCTCGATTGCCCTCTCTGCTCTGAACCCTAATGTAAAGCAGGTTTTCGAGATCTCTGGTTTCACCAGCATTTTCCCAATCTTCGCCACGCGTGAAGAAGCTTTGGAATCACTTTCCTAA
- a CDS encoding monovalent cation:proton antiporter-2 (CPA2) family protein: protein MLDLTSVLPLAIANADPDDGFLLHATVYLAAAVLAVPFAKRLGLGSVLGYIIAGVVIGPYVLGLVGAEGQSVMHAAEFGVVMMLFVVGLELRPAMLWRLRGPILGLGGAQVICTVLIIAGITMALGMSWQGGLAIGMCLSLSSTAIVLQSLNEKGLTRSRGGQASFSVLLFQDIAVIPMLAIMPFLAMVPEDDAAKALHTPHWQKAVLIIGVVAGIVLAGRYLTRPIFRYIAATQIREMFTAIALLLVIGVALLTQSVGLSPALGTFLAGVVLAESEFRHELEGNIEPFKGLLLGVFFIAVGATIDFPFLLKHPLGIAGIVIGLVVIKFVILFILGKVFHIGRDQNWLFSFALAQGGEFAFVLFSFAGTVDVLPIEVTTPLTLAVALSMMMTPLLLIIHERIVAPLMQNADAERHADDIDEENPIIIAGFGSFGNIIGRFLQANNIGTTVLDTDPEHIETLRKIGLKVYYGDASRIDLLHAAGADKARMLIVAVDEKEKANQIVSVAKKHFPNLIVYARALDYEHGANLFEYRADKWRHQNVGSALELGVDVLSYLGWSPFRAWRASRRFSRHEDETFKKLLKFREDDKAFFDKARQSREEIEKIFMADAEFKENPDHAWDNTSLKEEVSSQQEEQA, encoded by the coding sequence ATGCTTGATCTTACGTCAGTCCTGCCACTTGCCATAGCCAATGCTGATCCGGACGATGGTTTTCTGCTTCATGCCACTGTTTACCTTGCCGCAGCCGTTCTAGCCGTACCTTTTGCCAAGCGCCTTGGCCTCGGGTCCGTTCTTGGCTACATAATAGCTGGAGTCGTGATCGGCCCCTATGTCCTTGGGCTAGTTGGTGCTGAGGGTCAAAGCGTCATGCATGCCGCAGAATTTGGTGTTGTCATGATGCTTTTTGTGGTCGGACTGGAGTTACGTCCAGCCATGCTTTGGCGTCTGCGAGGTCCGATATTGGGTCTTGGTGGCGCTCAGGTGATATGCACGGTTTTGATCATAGCAGGCATCACAATGGCTCTTGGCATGAGCTGGCAGGGAGGACTCGCCATTGGCATGTGTCTTTCCCTCAGTTCAACAGCAATCGTTCTTCAAAGTCTGAATGAGAAAGGGTTAACGCGAAGTCGCGGAGGGCAGGCTTCCTTTTCCGTCTTGTTATTTCAGGATATTGCTGTGATTCCAATGCTGGCCATCATGCCCTTTCTTGCAATGGTACCAGAGGATGATGCGGCCAAGGCATTGCATACACCACATTGGCAAAAAGCAGTCTTAATCATAGGAGTTGTCGCCGGAATTGTTTTGGCAGGGAGATATCTAACACGCCCTATCTTCAGGTATATCGCTGCAACACAAATCAGGGAGATGTTTACTGCCATCGCCCTGCTTTTGGTTATTGGAGTCGCCCTTTTGACACAAAGTGTTGGCCTCTCCCCTGCCCTCGGTACATTCCTTGCAGGTGTTGTGCTTGCAGAGAGTGAGTTTCGCCATGAGCTGGAAGGCAACATCGAGCCTTTTAAAGGGCTCTTGCTTGGGGTGTTTTTCATCGCAGTAGGTGCCACCATTGATTTCCCATTTTTACTAAAACACCCCCTTGGCATTGCCGGAATTGTCATCGGCCTGGTTGTCATAAAATTCGTTATCCTTTTTATTCTCGGTAAGGTGTTCCACATAGGACGCGATCAGAACTGGCTTTTCAGCTTCGCCCTAGCTCAGGGAGGAGAGTTTGCTTTTGTTCTATTCTCATTTGCCGGCACTGTCGATGTTCTCCCCATCGAAGTCACAACTCCCCTGACTCTAGCAGTGGCTCTCTCTATGATGATGACTCCACTGCTCCTCATCATTCACGAGCGGATCGTCGCTCCCCTCATGCAAAATGCGGATGCTGAAAGACATGCTGATGATATAGATGAAGAAAACCCGATTATAATAGCTGGATTTGGCAGCTTTGGAAATATCATTGGCCGTTTTCTCCAGGCAAATAACATCGGAACAACAGTCCTGGACACTGACCCGGAGCACATTGAAACACTCCGCAAAATCGGCCTCAAAGTTTATTATGGTGATGCCTCGCGCATAGACCTGCTACATGCGGCAGGCGCAGATAAGGCACGTATGCTAATCGTCGCCGTAGATGAGAAGGAAAAAGCCAATCAGATTGTATCCGTTGCAAAAAAGCACTTCCCCAATCTGATTGTTTACGCCCGCGCTCTGGATTATGAACATGGAGCAAATCTTTTTGAGTACCGTGCTGATAAGTGGCGTCACCAGAATGTCGGCTCTGCATTGGAGCTCGGTGTTGATGTCTTATCCTATCTTGGCTGGTCTCCATTTCGTGCCTGGCGGGCATCACGTCGCTTTAGTAGACATGAAGACGAAACTTTTAAGAAACTATTAAAGTTTCGTGAAGATGATAAAGCATTCTTTGACAAAGCCCGGCAAAGCCGTGAGGAGATAGAAAAGATCTTTATGGCTGATGCCGAGTTCAAAGAAAACCCGGACCATGCCTGGGATAACACTTCACTTAAAGAAGAGGTTTCCTCTCAGCAAGAAGAGCAAGCATAG
- a CDS encoding ABC transporter permease: MSHSSPKQIIHIKPNQSWLRIDLKSIYEYRDLLWLLIRRDFVSKYKQTILGPSWAVIQPIMLSVVFSLIFGKVAQIPTDGAPPFLFYLCGLLLWQFFAGTVQTAGNSLQGNAAILGKVYFPRIIPPLATTISQLIPLAIQFCIFIGFYIYFSSQSTNSQLQISSSILLLPLLLLQVMIFGLGISLCFSALTAKYRDFQHALTFTIQLWLYATPVIYPASKLANYDWLLWINPMAMPISGMKMIFLGTDGFSLTSWGLSSLISVVILIIGLLWYQRTARTFIDTA, from the coding sequence GTGAGCCACTCATCCCCCAAACAAATAATCCATATAAAACCAAATCAATCCTGGCTCAGGATTGATCTGAAAAGTATTTATGAATACCGCGACCTGCTCTGGCTCCTGATCAGGCGTGACTTTGTCTCAAAATACAAGCAGACAATTCTTGGTCCCAGTTGGGCTGTGATTCAACCAATAATGTTGTCTGTGGTTTTCTCACTCATCTTTGGCAAAGTAGCCCAAATTCCCACTGATGGCGCACCACCATTTCTCTTCTACCTTTGCGGGCTGCTCCTGTGGCAGTTTTTTGCTGGAACCGTTCAAACAGCAGGCAACTCGCTACAAGGAAACGCTGCGATTTTGGGCAAGGTTTACTTCCCGAGGATCATACCTCCGCTAGCAACAACAATATCACAGCTCATTCCTCTGGCCATACAGTTTTGTATCTTCATCGGATTCTACATTTACTTTTCCTCACAGAGCACTAATAGCCAATTGCAAATCAGTAGCAGCATACTGCTACTCCCTCTCCTGCTTCTCCAAGTTATGATCTTCGGTCTCGGGATTTCACTTTGTTTTTCAGCACTCACCGCAAAGTATAGAGACTTCCAACATGCACTCACCTTTACAATCCAGCTTTGGCTTTATGCAACACCAGTCATTTACCCTGCTTCGAAATTAGCTAATTACGACTGGTTGCTATGGATCAACCCCATGGCAATGCCAATAAGCGGCATGAAAATGATCTTCCTCGGCACTGATGGCTTTAGCCTAACAAGTTGGGGACTCTCCTCATTGATATCAGTCGTCATTCTAATCATTGGACTGCTCTGGTATCAAAGAACAGCCCGCACCTTTATCGATACGGCATAG
- a CDS encoding FAD-binding oxidoreductase has protein sequence MASNRNQETKPSSDQTNLGRRRFLDVMGTGLVGLSLAGSKAFASNQTSKVGIVYNKPNDVGWPKQADWDALKESVRGRLIQPISPLHACKVDPDGETCSLALKQIQNPFYLEEQAGATQSIGWANAWESAPSIYAVAAHEPQDVAAAVKFARKHNIRVVVKGTGHDYLGRSNDPDALLIWTHHMRGATTIDAFVPVGAPAGHRGVPALNVMAGTRWLEAYTEATTNTGRYVQGGGCTTVGAAGGFTQGGGFGSFSKKYGMGASSVLEAEVVTANGDLITANAFQHPDLFWALRGGGGSTYGIITRITYATHPLPSQFGIVEGHINAKSDKAYQRLIKRFLEFYDTALHNPHWGEQFSFNPDNSIKLFLMFQGLKAEQVESAWEPLKKWLDEFSKDYVFEIKPSYIPARDMWNYDYWKAHHPELVELNNNPDHAGIQYWWAPNSGEVSKYWYTYQSRWIPKNHFRAGARTRFAKALFDASRHWSLSMQINKGQAGASQEAIDRGRETSVNPVVFNAAALLILTAGEQKVYPGVKGHEPNESEAKKKIDKVNAAMYIIRKLTPESGAYANEADYFESDWKRQFWGVNYSRLLEIKRRYDPDNFFRCHHGVGSDGLG, from the coding sequence ATGGCTTCAAATCGGAATCAAGAGACAAAACCCAGTTCTGATCAAACCAATTTGGGCAGGCGTCGATTCCTTGATGTCATGGGCACGGGGCTGGTTGGTCTTTCTCTCGCTGGCTCCAAAGCATTTGCTTCGAATCAGACTTCAAAAGTGGGTATTGTTTATAACAAACCCAATGATGTCGGATGGCCGAAACAAGCTGATTGGGATGCTCTCAAAGAATCCGTCCGTGGGCGATTGATTCAACCCATCAGTCCTTTGCATGCCTGCAAAGTCGATCCTGATGGCGAAACCTGCTCCCTGGCATTGAAACAAATCCAGAATCCCTTTTACCTCGAAGAGCAGGCGGGGGCGACTCAATCTATTGGCTGGGCTAATGCCTGGGAATCCGCTCCAAGCATTTATGCAGTTGCTGCCCATGAGCCCCAGGATGTCGCTGCTGCGGTTAAGTTTGCCCGCAAGCATAACATCCGGGTGGTTGTTAAAGGAACGGGTCATGATTATCTGGGACGTTCCAATGATCCTGATGCTTTGCTTATCTGGACGCATCATATGCGAGGTGCCACGACAATAGATGCGTTTGTTCCAGTTGGAGCTCCGGCTGGTCATCGCGGGGTGCCGGCTCTGAATGTAATGGCGGGAACGCGTTGGCTGGAGGCATACACAGAAGCTACCACCAATACCGGGCGTTATGTTCAGGGCGGTGGTTGCACGACCGTCGGCGCAGCTGGAGGTTTTACGCAGGGAGGCGGCTTTGGTAGTTTCTCCAAGAAATATGGCATGGGCGCATCCAGTGTTCTGGAAGCTGAAGTCGTAACAGCCAATGGTGATCTTATCACTGCGAATGCATTTCAGCATCCGGATTTATTCTGGGCTTTGCGAGGAGGTGGAGGCAGCACTTACGGAATCATTACCCGCATCACGTATGCGACGCATCCACTGCCAAGTCAGTTTGGGATTGTTGAGGGGCATATAAACGCGAAATCAGACAAGGCCTACCAGCGGTTGATTAAGCGGTTTTTGGAATTTTACGACACCGCCCTTCACAATCCGCACTGGGGCGAACAGTTTTCCTTCAATCCGGACAATTCGATCAAACTCTTCCTTATGTTCCAGGGCTTGAAAGCGGAGCAGGTTGAGTCGGCTTGGGAGCCTTTGAAGAAATGGCTTGATGAATTTTCGAAGGACTATGTCTTTGAGATAAAGCCTTCATATATTCCGGCCCGTGATATGTGGAATTATGATTACTGGAAAGCACACCACCCCGAACTCGTGGAGCTTAATAATAATCCGGATCATGCCGGCATCCAGTATTGGTGGGCTCCCAATTCGGGCGAAGTTTCGAAATACTGGTACACTTACCAGTCGCGCTGGATTCCTAAAAACCACTTTAGGGCAGGAGCTCGCACGCGTTTTGCGAAAGCACTTTTTGATGCATCACGGCATTGGTCTCTTTCCATGCAAATTAATAAGGGACAGGCAGGTGCCTCGCAGGAGGCAATCGACCGAGGGCGGGAAACATCAGTCAATCCCGTGGTCTTTAATGCCGCCGCGCTCTTAATCCTGACCGCAGGCGAGCAAAAGGTTTATCCTGGTGTGAAAGGTCATGAGCCCAATGAGAGCGAAGCGAAAAAGAAAATAGATAAGGTCAATGCGGCCATGTACATCATCCGAAAGCTGACACCGGAATCCGGCGCTTATGCCAATGAAGCCGATTATTTTGAGTCTGATTGGAAGCGCCAGTTTTGGGGTGTCAATTATTCAAGACTACTGGAGATCAAGCGTCGTTACGATCCGGATAATTTTTTCCGTTGCCACCATGGTGTGGGGAGTGATGGTTTAGGATGA
- a CDS encoding sugar transferase, giving the protein MLDNRSKGLLLLHGIIILCALPLLFVVMAVIGVESSDRFSYDLINFPLYTGGIAAAGFIFFNFYSSLSSSLAKPDRAKVFQVTNLQAFILILVLFGIIFATKDKAISRILIGSYLICAYAMLFALNLTLPTALSRIVLKGRNLRTCLVVGTTEACGTMESWLTEKEVLGLDVIGLVVPDQEPQPHSLKLPTLGTVENLRSLIRSHGANQIILLETKKSRVWIQRILAIGEEEGCQVLIYNPWAEYFDQPLVSIKEGPHTFFTLREEPLESPANRILKRWLDIVISLPIVVFVLPVLYLVVRYKLNQQSPGPVFFSQVRRGFNRREFTLYKYRTMHVNGPSVDESEQAKREDPRVFSFGRFMRMTSLDEVPQFWNVLKGDMSLVGPRPHLPQHDIIFSRDVKVYPQRHFVKPGITGLAQCNGFRGEITDADVLRQRVQYDLEYINDWSLWLDLEILARTAVIVFRPPPTAY; this is encoded by the coding sequence ATGCTAGATAATCGTTCCAAAGGCCTTCTTCTGCTGCATGGTATCATTATACTCTGTGCGCTTCCATTGCTTTTCGTGGTTATGGCAGTCATTGGAGTCGAGTCTTCCGATCGTTTTTCCTATGATTTGATCAATTTTCCGCTCTATACAGGCGGTATTGCGGCTGCTGGCTTTATTTTCTTCAACTTTTATTCCTCTTTATCAAGTTCTCTGGCCAAGCCGGACCGGGCAAAAGTCTTTCAGGTCACCAATCTTCAGGCTTTTATTCTGATTCTGGTTCTTTTTGGAATTATTTTTGCCACTAAAGACAAGGCAATCTCCCGTATTCTGATTGGTAGTTACTTGATTTGCGCTTATGCAATGCTCTTTGCGCTGAATCTTACGCTTCCGACGGCCTTGTCGCGTATCGTTCTTAAAGGCCGTAATCTAAGAACCTGCCTGGTGGTTGGAACCACTGAAGCCTGCGGAACGATGGAATCCTGGCTGACAGAAAAGGAGGTCCTTGGGTTGGATGTTATTGGCCTTGTGGTTCCCGATCAGGAACCCCAACCACATTCGCTTAAATTGCCCACTTTAGGCACTGTTGAGAATCTACGTTCTTTGATTCGCTCACATGGGGCAAACCAGATCATTCTTCTGGAAACCAAGAAGTCCAGAGTCTGGATTCAACGGATATTGGCCATTGGGGAAGAAGAGGGATGCCAGGTGCTTATTTATAATCCATGGGCTGAGTATTTTGATCAGCCGTTGGTCAGTATCAAAGAAGGGCCGCACACCTTTTTTACCTTGAGAGAAGAGCCGTTGGAAAGTCCGGCAAATCGTATACTCAAGCGCTGGCTGGATATCGTCATTTCCCTGCCAATTGTGGTCTTTGTCCTACCAGTCCTGTATCTGGTTGTTCGATACAAACTGAATCAGCAAAGCCCGGGGCCGGTTTTCTTTTCCCAGGTTCGTCGTGGGTTTAATCGTCGGGAGTTTACGCTCTATAAATACAGGACAATGCATGTTAATGGGCCTTCTGTCGATGAATCAGAGCAAGCTAAACGGGAGGATCCGCGGGTATTCAGCTTTGGCCGATTCATGCGTATGACGAGTCTGGATGAAGTGCCACAATTCTGGAATGTGCTCAAAGGAGACATGAGCCTGGTTGGGCCTCGTCCTCATTTGCCTCAGCATGACATTATTTTTTCCAGAGACGTGAAAGTCTATCCGCAACGTCATTTCGTCAAACCAGGCATCACTGGGCTGGCCCAGTGCAATGGCTTCCGTGGGGAAATCACCGATGCGGATGTGCTCAGGCAACGAGTCCAGTATGATTTGGAATACATCAATGACTGGTCACTTTGGCTCGACCTGGAGATTCTCGCGCGGACGGCTGTGATTGTCTTTCGCCCCCCGCCGACTGCTTATTAA